A DNA window from Salvelinus fontinalis isolate EN_2023a chromosome 28, ASM2944872v1, whole genome shotgun sequence contains the following coding sequences:
- the LOC129825908 gene encoding uncharacterized protein LOC129825908, protein MEGVQTLAERHDRVLDMLLEQFRGSSGGQPATVVTPSPLSISAVSSAAPPATPPSREPWLPPPERFNGEPSTCQAFLAQALTWPTAIWDQQPAICASLEGFVVEVRKVFDAPFSGREAARNLIQLRQDACTVADYAVDFHTLAAEALFDMFLHSVSEEVKDELATWKLPTDFDSLVALTIHIDGRLLERRMERKVDFTRTSRDSTPPPSHPSQRRAEALFPEGCRQQNGNTWISARSCRVTHNTTPINLHVSGNHSETIQFLLIKSPQIPWFWDSPGSSDTTHSSTGLQVPSWAGVRSATPIAEVGATCPGRLPGSSEVVQDLSAIPAEYQALREVFSKSRATSLLPHCPYDCGIDLLPSTMPPQGSLYSLSGHETKAMEDYIGDSLATGFIRPSSSPAGAGFFFMEKKDKTLHPCIDYRGLNDITIKNCYPLPLISSAFEPLQGATVFSKLDLRNVYHLVRIREGDKWKTAFNAASGHYEYMVMPFGLTNAPPVFQALVNDVLHNMLNRFIFVYIDDILVFSRSPQEHVLHVRQVLLAPSGEPVAEKCEFHRSTIPFLGYIISAGSAKMDPEKVKAVVDWP, encoded by the exons ATGGAGGGGGTCCAGACATTGGCTGAGCGCCATGACCGGGTGTTGGACATgctgctggagcaattccgcggGTCATCTGGGGGGCAGCCTGCCACGGTGGTAACCCCATCGCCCCTCAGCATCTCGGCGGTTAGCAGCGCCGCCCCACCGGCCACTCCACCTTCCCGGGAGCCCTGGTTACCTCCTCCGGAACGCTTTAATGGAGAGCCGAGCACCTGTCAGGCGTTTCTAGCTCA GGCTCTCACCTGGCCTACCGCCATATGGGACCAGCAGCCGGCCATATGCGCAAGCCTGGAGGGGTTCGTGGTAGAGGTGAGGAAGGTCTTTGATGCTCCGTTCTCCGGGAGAGAAGCTGCCCGGAATCTCATCCAGCTCCGGCAGGACGCCTGCACTGTGGCCGACTACGCGGTGGATTTCCATACGTTGGCAGCGGAAGCACTGTTCGACATGTTCCTGCACAGCGTCTCGGAGGAGGTTAAGGATGAGCTTGCGACTTGGAAGCTACCCACAGATTTTGACTCCCTCGTCGCTTTgaccatccacatcgatgggcgATTGCTGGAACGACGGATGGAGAGGAAAGTCGATTTCACTCGCACATCCAGGGATTCCACCCCGCCTCCGAGTCATCCC TCACAGAGGAGGGCCGAGGCACTGTTTCCCGAGGGCTGTCGCCAGCAGAACGGCAACACCTGGATCAGCGCAAGGAGCT GTCGGGTCACCCATAacaccactcccatcaacctacaTGTGTCAGGGAATCACAGTGAGACCATTCAGTTCCTGCTCATCAAGTCCCCCCAGATCCCATGGttttgggattctcctggctccagcgacacaacccactcatcaactggtctacaggtgccatcatgggctggagtccGTTCTGCCACGCCCATTGCTGAAGTTGGCGCAACCTGcccgggacgtcttcctgggTCCTCGGAGGTGGTTCAGGATCTCTCCGccattcccgcggagtaccaggCTCTCCGGGAGGTGTTCAGCAAGTCCCGGGCCACTTCCCTTCTGCCGCACTGCccctatgactgcgggattgaccttctccctagCACCATGCCGCCCCAAGGGAGTCTGTACTCGCTGTCTGgacatgaaaccaaggctatggaAGACTACATTGGGGACTCCCTAGCAACTGGATTTATccgtccctcttcctctcccgctggcgcagggttcttcttcatggagaagaaggacaagaccctgcacccatgcattgactaccggggtctCAATGACATCACTATAAAGAACTGTTATCCGCTACCACTCATTTCCTCGGCCTTCGAGCCACTCCagggggccactgtgttctccaaGCTGGATCTACGTAACGTctaccacctggtgcggatacgaGAGGGGGACAAGTGGAAGACCGCCTTCAACGCGGCCAGTGGCCACTACGAATATATGGTCATGCCCTTTGGCCTCACCAACGCCCCTcctgtgttccaggctctggtgaaTGATGTTCTCCACAACATGCTGAACCGGTTCATCTTCGTCTATATTGATGACATCCTCGTCTTCTCCCGCTCCCCCCAAGAACACGTGCTCCATGTCCGGCAGGTTCTCCTTGCGCCTTCTGGAGAACCAGTAGCGGAAAAGTGCgagttccatcgctccaccattcCCTTTCTGGGCTACATCATCTCTGCTGGGAGCGCCAAGATGGATCCCGAGAAGGTGaaagcggtggtggattggccttaG